The Symphalangus syndactylus isolate Jambi chromosome 3, NHGRI_mSymSyn1-v2.1_pri, whole genome shotgun sequence genome has a segment encoding these proteins:
- the TMEM210 gene encoding transmembrane protein 210 isoform X2 yields MALLGESIAHQLEPTVNAALASAARPSLPSLWCWRVSAPAASVPSSSWQLVSCGPRGLGAQHCSRTHVGLRPLSETCPRLVDNRLVESFGVQEDRMDLHPVYMESQLMDADLEVSVMPPLEDQSLVAIPMEASPEELPPPPPLPPE; encoded by the exons ATGGCTCTCCTTGGGGAGTCCATAGCTCACCAG CTGGAACCTACTGTGAATGCAGCCTTGGCCTCAGCCGCGAGGCCCTCATTGCCCTCCTTGTGGTGCTGGCGGGTGTCGGCGCCAGCTGCTTCTGTGCCCTCATCATCGTGGCAATTGGTGTCTTGCGGGCCAAGGG GTCTGGGGGCCCAGCACTGTTCCAGGACTCATGTCGGCCTTCGTCCCCTCAGTGAAACATGCCCGAGGCTAGTGGACAACAG GTTGGTGGAGAGTTTTGGGGTCCAGGAAGATCGCATGGACCTGCACCCGGTATACATGGAGTCCCAGCTAATGGACGCTGACCTGGAGGTCTCTGTGATGCCACCACTAGAGGATCAGAGCCTTGTGGCCATCCCCATGGAGGCTTCTCCAGAGGAgctgccaccacccccacccctaccacCTGAGTAG
- the TMEM210 gene encoding transmembrane protein 210 isoform X1, whose translation MAPGPWPACCLRGGPLGLTCLSLLLIPAAAGTYCECSLGLSREALIALLVVLAGVGASCFCALIIVAIGVLRAKGETCPRLVDNRLVESFGVQEDRMDLHPVYMESQLMDADLEVSVMPPLEDQSLVAIPMEASPEELPPPPPLPPE comes from the exons ATGGCCCCTGGTCCCTGGCCTGCGTGCTGCCTGCGTGGAGGCCCCCTGGGCCTCACATGTTTGTCCCTTCTGCTCATCCCTGCTGCAG CTGGAACCTACTGTGAATGCAGCCTTGGCCTCAGCCGCGAGGCCCTCATTGCCCTCCTTGTGGTGCTGGCGGGTGTCGGCGCCAGCTGCTTCTGTGCCCTCATCATCGTGGCAATTGGTGTCTTGCGGGCCAAGGG TGAAACATGCCCGAGGCTAGTGGACAACAG GTTGGTGGAGAGTTTTGGGGTCCAGGAAGATCGCATGGACCTGCACCCGGTATACATGGAGTCCCAGCTAATGGACGCTGACCTGGAGGTCTCTGTGATGCCACCACTAGAGGATCAGAGCCTTGTGGCCATCCCCATGGAGGCTTCTCCAGAGGAgctgccaccacccccacccctaccacCTGAGTAG